Proteins co-encoded in one Ooceraea biroi isolate clonal line C1 chromosome 9, Obir_v5.4, whole genome shotgun sequence genomic window:
- the LOC113562501 gene encoding uncharacterized protein LOC113562501 isoform X1 — MAGSMMEVCKILGIDRVDMSDRKIVIEEQHGSNANFLVQSVLSNALKKKESVCLVLCHNTIGHYHNIGVRFGYDLLKLIEMGQVRVVDLMKIVLNDIDNTCNNVPTKGMIIPNVTCTTYPEIAERLAVQIKEKCDDAERRNSPIILIIEDINHLLDLGLSVRDTIFFVRCVETYINMRPKSLLCILAHTYGKKNSECSDTDMIVNALKYESDLCVTTEPLKTGHSNDASGKLIVHWTVNAVRAMYNWPERMTYLFKLLDWQVKISTPSAMS, encoded by the coding sequence ATGGCTGGTTCAATGATGGAAGTGTGCAAAATCCTTGGAATCGACAGGGTAGACATGAGTGATAGAAAGATTGTCATCGAGGAGCAACATGGTAGTAATGCGAACTTCCTGGTGCAGTCTGTCTTATCAAATGCGTTGAAAAAAAAGGAGTCTGTTTGTCTTGTTCTCTGTCACAACACTATCGGCCATTATCACAATATTGGCGTACGATTTGGCTACGATCTTCTAAAGCTAATTGAGATGGGCCAGGTTAGAGTCGTCGATCTTATGAAGATAGTGCTCAATGATATTGACAATACGTGCAATAACGTTCCCACAAAAGGCATGATAATTCCAAATGTCACTTGCACGACGTATCCAGAAATTGCGGAGAGGCTTGCAGTGCAGATCAAAGAGAAGTGCGATGATGCAGAAAGGCGTAACAGCCCTATTATTCTCATTATCGAAGATATAAATCATCTTCTTGATCTCGGTCTCAGTGTGCGCGATACTATATTCTTCGTGAGATGTGTAGAGACATATATAAACATGCGTCCCAAATCGCTACTTTGTATCCTCGCGCACACATACGGAAAGAAGAATTCTGAGTGTTCAGATACGGACATGATTGTTAACGCGTTAAAATATGAGTCGGACCTATGCGTTACGACCGAGCCACTGAAAACGGGTCACTCCAATGACGCATCCGGTAAACTGATTGTCCACTGGACAGTAAACGCCGTCAGAGCGATGTACAATTGGCCGGAGAGAATGACATATCTGTTTAAATTGCTAGATTGGCAAGTGAAGATTTCTACGCCCAGCGCAATGTCGTAA
- the LOC113562501 gene encoding uncharacterized protein LOC113562501 isoform X2, translating into MGKKQSIYEKPGSLEYYKFSAEEYALIKNVWSGIEVNPQFHGNAYLRSFCEMYPQYVKFFTLEPTLPVNFDARTTAKFSIIMESLGHLLLDFNKKPKRLDRFVGYIAMVHKDMRLEEQDMRVRLAQNLLAFF; encoded by the exons ATGGGTAAAAAGCAGAGCATCTACGAAAAGCCTGGTAGTTTGGAGTATTACAAATTCAGCGCGGAAGAGTACGCGCTGATTAAAAATGTATGGTCGGGTATTGAAGTCAATCCTCAATTTCACGGCAACGCGTATCTCAGAAG CTTCTGCGAGATGTATCCACAATACGTGAAATTTTTCACGTTGGAGCCTACGTTGCCGGTGAACTTCGACGCGCGTACCACAGCAAAGTTTTCGATAATCATGGAAAGTCTGGGTCACCTCCTATTGGATTTTAATAAGAAGCCCAAACGATTAGATCGATTTGTCGGTTACATAGCTATGGTACATAAGGACATGCGATTAGAGGAACAAGATATGCGTGTACGTCTTGCACAGAATTTACTAGCTTTTTTTTAA